In a single window of the Delftia tsuruhatensis genome:
- a CDS encoding THUMP domain-containing class I SAM-dependent RNA methyltransferase: MNQLHLFLPCAAGVEGFLADEVHAITGLSGHDLMVGRGGVMVRGLWRDAMLLNLHSRLAQRVLVQLSQSLYRNENDLYRAASEVAWEIWFSPRESFKIEVTAQHSPLTSLNFAALRVKDAIADRFRARKGVRPDVETRQPDVRVHLHLTTDEATIYIDTSGEALFKRGWREDKGDAPLKETLAAAMIAATGWDPHGDDPLPLYDPCCGSGTVVIEAAQIARRIPAGILRRFAFEKLVPFQRHVWEAMLDEAEAAILPDSPVAIHGSDVSHRMVDFAQRNADRAGVGKTVQLRGGDALQRMPPCEQPGLMLLNPPYGERIAAAGSAGRSARERMSVVERAGRETAQTEDGVEFFSQLATHWKKNYSGWSAWMLTPDLKLPGKMRLKEARRTPMWNGPIECRLFRFDMVRGAVKPRRNAEGQDGSGAA; encoded by the coding sequence ATGAACCAACTGCATCTGTTTCTGCCCTGCGCTGCCGGCGTCGAGGGCTTTCTGGCCGACGAGGTCCATGCGATCACGGGCCTGAGCGGCCACGACCTCATGGTCGGCCGTGGCGGCGTGATGGTGCGCGGCCTGTGGCGCGACGCCATGCTGCTGAACCTGCACAGCCGCCTGGCTCAGCGCGTGCTGGTACAGCTGTCGCAGTCCCTGTACCGCAACGAGAACGACCTGTACCGCGCCGCCAGCGAGGTGGCCTGGGAGATCTGGTTCTCCCCGCGCGAGAGCTTCAAGATCGAGGTCACGGCCCAGCACAGTCCGCTGACCAGCCTGAACTTCGCCGCCCTGCGCGTCAAGGACGCCATCGCCGACCGCTTCCGCGCCAGGAAGGGCGTGCGTCCCGACGTGGAGACGCGCCAGCCAGACGTGCGCGTGCACCTGCACCTGACCACGGACGAGGCCACCATCTACATCGACACCTCGGGCGAGGCGCTGTTCAAGCGCGGCTGGCGCGAGGACAAGGGCGATGCGCCACTCAAGGAAACCCTGGCCGCAGCGATGATCGCCGCCACGGGCTGGGACCCGCATGGCGACGATCCCCTGCCGCTGTACGACCCCTGCTGTGGCAGCGGCACCGTGGTCATCGAGGCGGCGCAGATCGCGCGGCGAATTCCGGCCGGCATCCTGCGGCGCTTCGCGTTCGAGAAGCTCGTGCCCTTCCAGCGCCATGTCTGGGAGGCCATGCTCGACGAGGCCGAGGCGGCCATCCTGCCCGACAGTCCGGTCGCCATCCATGGCTCCGACGTGTCCCACCGCATGGTGGACTTCGCCCAGCGCAATGCCGACCGCGCGGGCGTGGGCAAGACCGTGCAGCTGCGCGGTGGCGATGCGCTGCAGCGCATGCCGCCCTGCGAGCAGCCGGGGCTGATGCTGCTGAACCCGCCCTATGGCGAGCGCATTGCCGCCGCCGGTTCGGCCGGCCGCAGCGCCCGCGAGCGCATGTCCGTGGTCGAGCGCGCGGGCCGCGAGACGGCCCAGACCGAGGATGGCGTGGAATTCTTCAGCCAGCTGGCCACCCACTGGAAGAAGAACTACAGCGGCTGGAGCGCCTGGATGCTCACGCCCGATCTCAAGCTGCCCGGCAAGATGCGCCTGAAGGAAGCGCGCCGCACGCCCATGTGGAACGGTCCCATCGAGTGCCGGCTGTTCCGCTTCGACATGGTCCGCGGCGCGGTCAAGCCCAGAAGGAACGCCGAAGGCCAGGACGGGAGCGGCGCGGCATGA
- a CDS encoding ornithine cyclodeaminase: MDPRVVPVRTDFLGAAQAARLVARHGVVACLAGLADAIEADFARWPDFEKSARIAHHSPGGVIELMPVSDARDYAFKYVNGHPGNTVRGLPTVMAFGALADVTTGLPVFLADLTLATALRTAATSALAARRLARSGSHTMALIGAGSQAEFQALAFTGLLGIEHLRIFDIDPRAMRKLVDNLGHAGIAAQRIACCASSAQALQGADIVTTATAAKQRACVIADADLRPGTHVNAVGGDCPGKTELPAQLLRRARIFTEFTPQTRVEGEIQQLPVDAPVTELWQVIVGQAPGRTHDTEITLFDSVGFALEDYSALRWMHALARDTGLLQTLDLVPTLDDPRDLYRLVREAGQAERGFG; this comes from the coding sequence ATGGATCCTCGAGTTGTCCCAGTCCGTACGGACTTCCTCGGCGCCGCCCAGGCCGCGCGCCTGGTCGCACGCCACGGCGTCGTCGCCTGCCTGGCCGGCCTGGCCGACGCCATCGAGGCCGATTTCGCGCGCTGGCCCGACTTCGAGAAGTCGGCCCGCATCGCCCACCATTCGCCGGGCGGCGTGATCGAGCTCATGCCCGTCTCCGACGCGCGGGACTATGCCTTCAAGTACGTCAACGGCCATCCCGGCAACACCGTCCGGGGCCTGCCCACCGTGATGGCCTTCGGCGCGCTGGCCGACGTGACCACGGGCCTGCCCGTCTTCCTGGCCGACCTGACGCTGGCCACGGCGCTGCGCACGGCGGCCACCTCGGCCCTGGCCGCGCGACGGCTTGCCCGGTCCGGCAGCCACACCATGGCCCTGATCGGCGCGGGTTCGCAGGCCGAATTCCAGGCCCTGGCCTTCACGGGGCTGCTGGGCATCGAGCACCTGCGCATCTTCGACATCGACCCCCGCGCCATGCGCAAGCTGGTGGACAACCTCGGCCATGCGGGCATCGCCGCGCAGCGCATCGCCTGCTGCGCCAGCAGCGCGCAAGCCCTGCAGGGCGCCGACATCGTGACCACGGCCACGGCCGCCAAGCAGCGCGCCTGCGTGATCGCCGATGCCGACCTGCGCCCCGGCACGCATGTCAACGCCGTAGGGGGAGACTGCCCCGGCAAGACCGAGCTGCCTGCGCAGCTGCTGCGGCGCGCGCGCATCTTCACCGAGTTCACGCCGCAGACGCGCGTGGAAGGCGAGATCCAGCAACTGCCTGTCGATGCCCCCGTGACCGAGCTGTGGCAGGTCATCGTCGGCCAGGCGCCGGGACGCACGCACGACACCGAGATCACACTGTTCGATTCGGTGGGCTTCGCGCTGGAGGATTACTCGGCGCTGCGCTGGATGCATGCGCTGGCCCGCGACACCGGCCTGCTGCAAACGCTGGACCTGGTGCCCACGCTGGACGATCCGCGCGACCTGTACCGGCTGGTGCGCGAGGCAGGACAGGCAGAACGCGGCTTTGGCTGA
- the rocF gene encoding arginase codes for MNTPLRLIGAPTDIGASRLGSAMGPDALRVAGLGPALRQLGCQVRDIGNLAGPPNPQTPPEQGLRHLAAARAWMQAVHQAVGQALDDGELPLMLGGDHSLAMGSISAVAAHCRRQGRALRVIWLDAHADCNTPDISPSGNLHGMPVASLCGLGPEPLTALSQGGQPALAAAALCQIGLRSVDDQEKRLLHALGVEVYDMRAIDELGMREVMRRALDGLEGSGTHLHLSFDVDYLDPDIAPGTGTPVRGGPSYREAQLCMEMLADTGRLGSLDLVELNPALDLRNQTAELVVDLLESLFGKSTLVRVGR; via the coding sequence ATGAACACGCCCCTGCGCCTCATAGGCGCTCCCACCGACATCGGCGCCAGCCGCCTGGGCAGTGCCATGGGCCCGGACGCATTGAGAGTGGCCGGCCTGGGGCCGGCGCTGCGCCAGCTCGGCTGCCAGGTGCGCGACATCGGCAACCTGGCCGGCCCGCCCAATCCCCAGACTCCGCCCGAGCAGGGACTGCGCCACCTCGCCGCGGCCCGCGCCTGGATGCAGGCCGTGCACCAGGCCGTGGGCCAGGCGCTGGACGATGGCGAGCTGCCCCTGATGCTGGGCGGCGACCACAGCCTGGCCATGGGCTCGATCAGCGCCGTGGCCGCCCACTGCCGCCGCCAGGGCCGTGCGCTGCGCGTGATCTGGCTGGACGCCCATGCCGACTGCAACACCCCTGATATCTCGCCCAGTGGCAACCTGCATGGCATGCCCGTGGCCAGCCTGTGCGGCCTGGGGCCCGAACCGCTGACCGCGCTGTCCCAGGGCGGCCAACCCGCGCTGGCGGCCGCCGCGTTGTGCCAGATCGGCCTGCGCAGTGTCGATGACCAGGAAAAGCGCCTGCTGCACGCGCTGGGCGTCGAGGTCTACGACATGCGCGCCATCGACGAGCTGGGCATGCGCGAGGTCATGCGCCGCGCGCTCGACGGCCTGGAAGGCAGCGGCACCCACCTGCACCTGAGCTTCGACGTGGACTACCTGGACCCCGACATCGCGCCCGGCACGGGCACGCCCGTGCGCGGCGGCCCCAGCTACCGCGAGGCCCAGCTGTGCATGGAGATGCTGGCCGACACGGGCCGGCTGGGCTCGCTGGACCTGGTGGAGCTCAACCCGGCCCTGGATCTGCGCAACCAGACGGCCGAACTGGTGGTGGACCTGCTGGAGAGCCTGTTCGGCAAGAGCACGCTGGTGCGGGTCGGCCGCTGA
- the rtcA gene encoding RNA 3'-terminal phosphate cyclase encodes MMEIDGSAGEGGGQMLRSALALSMCTGTPFAMRRIRAGRARPGLMRQHLACVNAAADICGAQVQGAEMNSQALQFTPGPVRAGEYRFVIASAGSCTLLLQTLWPALMLAEGESRLTLGGGTHNPAAPSFHFLERSYAPLLHRLGARSALRLRRLGFYPAGGGEMDVTISPAIHGLAPFDLTERGAPVASLAECFAPALPRAVARRELDRLGQALGWSGEQLQVGAARQNEGPGNALLATLAYEHLSEVFTQFGVKGVSAEKVAGDLAREVLRYQSGQAALGPHLADQWALPLALAVWKSGRGARYTCTQLTAHAHSNFEVIARFLPVRFAIEAAGDGWCVALTPC; translated from the coding sequence ATGATGGAGATCGACGGATCCGCCGGAGAGGGCGGCGGACAGATGCTGCGCAGCGCGCTGGCGCTGTCCATGTGCACGGGAACGCCGTTCGCGATGCGGCGCATCCGCGCCGGCCGCGCCAGGCCGGGCCTGATGCGCCAGCACCTGGCCTGCGTCAACGCCGCGGCCGACATCTGCGGCGCGCAGGTGCAGGGCGCCGAGATGAACTCGCAGGCGCTGCAGTTCACGCCAGGGCCGGTGCGTGCGGGCGAGTACCGCTTCGTGATCGCCTCGGCGGGCAGCTGCACCCTGCTGCTGCAGACCCTGTGGCCCGCGCTGATGCTGGCCGAAGGCGAAAGCCGTCTGACCCTGGGCGGCGGCACCCACAACCCGGCCGCGCCGTCCTTCCACTTCCTGGAGCGCAGCTATGCGCCTCTGCTGCACAGGCTGGGCGCGCGCTCCGCGCTGCGGCTGCGCCGCCTGGGCTTTTATCCGGCGGGCGGCGGTGAGATGGACGTGACGATCTCGCCGGCAATCCATGGGCTTGCGCCTTTCGATCTCACGGAACGTGGCGCCCCGGTGGCCAGCCTTGCCGAATGCTTCGCGCCCGCGCTGCCACGCGCGGTGGCCCGGCGCGAGCTGGACCGGCTGGGCCAGGCCCTGGGCTGGTCTGGCGAGCAGCTGCAGGTGGGCGCCGCGCGCCAGAACGAGGGACCGGGCAATGCGCTGCTGGCCACGCTGGCCTACGAGCACCTGAGCGAGGTTTTCACGCAGTTCGGCGTCAAGGGCGTCAGCGCGGAAAAGGTCGCCGGAGACCTGGCGCGCGAGGTGCTCCGCTACCAGTCCGGCCAGGCCGCGCTGGGGCCGCATCTGGCTGACCAGTGGGCCCTGCCGCTGGCGCTGGCCGTCTGGAAAAGCGGGCGTGGGGCCCGCTACACCTGCACGCAATTGACAGCGCATGCGCACAGCAATTTCGAGGTGATAGCGCGGTTCCTGCCCGTGCGCTTTGCCATCGAAGCGGCGGGCGATGGCTGGTGCGTCGCGCTGACGCCGTGCTGA
- a CDS encoding RtcB family protein has product MKESSTMKNYQLHEVEGGVPIKMWTRGVPVEDEARKQLENAARLPVVFRHVAAMPDVHLGIGATVGSVIPTVKAIIPAAVGVDIGCGMMAAKTTLRAEDLPDNLGPLRSAIEQAVPHGSVPRHRGRDPGSWENPPVSVDQVWATLADEFDLLCELHPRLANTNNRKHLGTLGSGNHFIEICLDEAGFVWFMLHSGSRGVGNAIGTHFIELAKKDAELHQRNLPDKDLAYFEEGARYFGDYVRGVSWAQKFAMRNREVMMANLIATVRKVIAKPFESHVEAVNCHHNYVQKERHFGEDVFITRKGAVSARRGELGIIPGSMGARSYIVRGLGNQESFESCSHGAGRVMSRTRAKKMFSVQDHIKATEGVECRKDANVVDEIPMAYKDIDAVMAAQQDLVEVVHTLKQVVCVKG; this is encoded by the coding sequence ATGAAAGAGAGCAGCACCATGAAGAACTACCAACTGCATGAAGTCGAGGGCGGAGTGCCCATCAAGATGTGGACCCGGGGCGTGCCCGTGGAGGACGAGGCGCGCAAGCAGCTGGAGAACGCCGCGCGCCTGCCCGTGGTCTTCAGGCATGTCGCGGCCATGCCCGATGTGCACCTGGGCATAGGCGCCACCGTGGGTTCGGTGATCCCCACCGTCAAGGCCATCATCCCGGCGGCCGTGGGCGTGGACATCGGCTGCGGCATGATGGCGGCCAAGACCACGCTGCGCGCCGAGGACCTGCCCGACAACCTGGGCCCGCTGCGCTCGGCCATCGAGCAGGCCGTGCCCCATGGCTCGGTGCCGCGCCACAGGGGTCGTGATCCCGGCAGCTGGGAGAACCCGCCCGTATCGGTGGACCAGGTCTGGGCCACGCTGGCCGATGAGTTCGACCTGCTGTGCGAGCTGCATCCACGCCTGGCCAACACCAACAACCGCAAGCACCTGGGAACGCTGGGCAGCGGCAACCACTTCATCGAGATCTGCCTGGACGAGGCGGGCTTCGTGTGGTTCATGCTGCACTCGGGCTCGCGCGGCGTGGGCAATGCCATCGGCACCCATTTCATCGAGCTGGCCAAGAAGGACGCGGAACTCCATCAGCGCAACCTGCCCGACAAGGACCTGGCCTACTTCGAAGAAGGGGCCCGCTACTTCGGCGACTACGTGCGCGGCGTGTCCTGGGCGCAGAAGTTCGCCATGCGCAACCGCGAGGTGATGATGGCCAACCTCATCGCGACCGTGCGCAAGGTGATCGCCAAGCCCTTCGAGTCACATGTGGAGGCCGTGAACTGCCACCACAACTACGTGCAAAAGGAGCGCCACTTCGGCGAGGACGTGTTCATCACCCGCAAGGGCGCGGTGAGCGCGCGGCGCGGTGAGCTGGGCATCATCCCGGGCAGCATGGGCGCACGCAGCTATATCGTGCGCGGCCTGGGCAACCAGGAGAGCTTCGAGAGCTGCAGCCACGGCGCGGGTCGCGTGATGAGCCGTACCAGGGCCAAGAAGATGTTCAGCGTGCAGGACCACATCAAGGCCACCGAGGGCGTGGAATGCCGAAAGGATGCCAATGTCGTGGACGAGATTCCCATGGCCTACAAGGACATCGACGCGGTCATGGCCGCGCAGCAGGATCTGGTGGAAGTGGTGCACACCCTCAAGCAGGTGGTGTGCGTGAAGGGTTGA
- a CDS encoding slipin family protein → MLKIQRITIKKNERALLLRNGDFERVLHSGRHWLFAGTDALRVETFALEQPAFTHGLAEYLMAQEPAVVESEFIRVDLAENEVGLRSENGVLVEILPPGTRRLYWKGLVEVGVQVIDLHAGAELPAALVARLTQTQLRQRSVSGLNGVLQVQVPAGQCALLTIDGRVDRLLPAGAYAFWKFGRSIAVELVDLRLQAVEVSGQDIMTRDKVSLRLNLSATYRHTDVLRAFAQLQKPAEHLYRELQFALRAAVGTRTLDELLENKTVIDDVVTAHMATKLQPFGMVVESVGVKDIVLPGDMKTILTQVVQAEKQAQANVIRRREETAATRSLLNTAKVMEDNPVALRMKELETLERVAERIDKISVFGGLDQVLDGLVKMR, encoded by the coding sequence ATGCTGAAGATCCAACGCATCACCATCAAGAAGAACGAACGCGCACTGCTGCTGCGCAATGGCGATTTCGAGCGTGTGCTGCACAGTGGCAGGCACTGGCTGTTCGCCGGCACGGATGCGCTGCGCGTGGAGACCTTTGCGCTGGAGCAGCCCGCTTTCACGCACGGGCTGGCCGAGTACCTGATGGCCCAGGAGCCCGCCGTCGTGGAGTCGGAATTCATCCGCGTGGACCTGGCCGAGAACGAAGTGGGCCTGCGCAGCGAAAACGGCGTGCTGGTCGAGATCCTGCCCCCCGGCACGCGCCGCCTTTACTGGAAGGGCCTGGTGGAGGTGGGCGTGCAGGTGATCGACCTGCACGCCGGTGCCGAGCTGCCCGCCGCCCTCGTGGCGCGCCTGACCCAGACCCAGTTGCGTCAGCGCAGCGTGTCCGGCCTCAACGGCGTGCTGCAGGTACAGGTGCCCGCGGGCCAATGTGCATTGCTGACCATCGACGGCCGGGTGGATCGCCTGCTGCCTGCGGGGGCCTATGCGTTCTGGAAGTTCGGCCGCAGCATCGCCGTGGAGCTGGTGGACCTGCGCCTGCAGGCCGTCGAGGTCTCGGGCCAGGACATCATGACCCGCGACAAGGTCAGCCTGCGCCTGAACCTGAGCGCCACCTATCGCCACACCGACGTTCTGCGCGCCTTTGCCCAGCTGCAAAAGCCTGCCGAGCATTTGTACCGGGAACTGCAGTTCGCGCTGCGCGCCGCCGTGGGCACCCGCACGCTCGACGAGCTGCTGGAGAACAAGACGGTGATCGACGATGTGGTGACCGCGCACATGGCGACGAAGCTGCAGCCCTTCGGCATGGTGGTGGAAAGCGTGGGCGTGAAGGACATCGTGCTGCCCGGCGACATGAAGACCATCCTGACCCAGGTGGTGCAGGCGGAAAAGCAGGCCCAGGCCAACGTGATCCGCCGCCGCGAGGAAACGGCGGCCACGCGCTCGCTGCTCAACACCGCCAAGGTCATGGAGGACAACCCCGTGGCCCTGCGCATGAAGGAGCTGGAGACCCTGGAGCGCGTGGCCGAGCGCATCGACAAGATCTCCGTGTTCGGCGGGCTGGACCAGGTGCTCGACGGACTGGTGAAGATGCGTTGA
- the rtcR gene encoding RNA repair transcriptional activator RtcR → MQKSKVVIGFLGSQLDAGRGAGRWEKWRPTVSLVQHEDLVIDRLELLHAPAHADLARLVRADIATASPETTVNLVPMDMADPWDFGEVYARLFDWTQSYRFDPEREEYWTHITTGTHVAQICLFLLVESRRIPGVLAQTSPPRRQREADPGSYALIDLDLSRYDVIAQRFGAEQREAVQFLKSGIATRNAHFNALIDEIERVAVRSRAPILLTGPTGAGKSHLARRMYELKKARHQVQGDFVEVNCATLRGDGAASVLFGHKKGAFTGAAADRAGLLRSAHQGVLFLDEIGELGPDEQAMLLKAVEEKRFYPMGSDREVSSDFQLIAGTHRDLRIDVARGRFREDLFARINLWSYALPGLAGRPEDIAPNMDHLLARSADETGQMVRFNVEARERYLRFARSPDALWSGNFRDLSASMTRLATLADAGRISTALVDAEIQRLKWLWQRGDAEQPGGVALPPGLDTLLPGETLTQMDLFDRLQLEAVLRVCRESPSLSEAGRRLFDRSRTQRSVVNDADRLRKYLLKFGLKWEAVTRHTL, encoded by the coding sequence ATGCAAAAAAGCAAAGTGGTCATCGGCTTCCTGGGCTCGCAGCTGGACGCAGGCCGGGGCGCCGGGCGGTGGGAAAAGTGGCGTCCGACGGTCTCCCTGGTCCAGCACGAGGACCTGGTGATCGACCGCCTGGAGCTGCTGCACGCGCCCGCCCATGCGGACCTGGCCCGGCTGGTGCGCGCCGACATCGCCACGGCTTCTCCCGAGACCACGGTGAACCTCGTGCCCATGGACATGGCCGACCCCTGGGACTTCGGCGAGGTCTACGCACGCCTGTTCGACTGGACGCAGTCCTACCGCTTCGATCCCGAGCGCGAGGAGTACTGGACCCACATCACCACGGGCACGCATGTGGCACAGATCTGCCTGTTCCTGCTGGTGGAGTCGCGCCGCATTCCCGGCGTGCTGGCCCAGACCTCGCCCCCAAGGCGCCAGCGGGAGGCCGACCCTGGCAGCTACGCGCTGATCGATCTGGACCTGTCGCGCTACGACGTGATCGCCCAGCGCTTCGGCGCCGAGCAGCGTGAGGCCGTGCAGTTCCTCAAGAGCGGCATCGCCACGCGCAATGCGCACTTCAACGCGCTGATCGACGAGATCGAGCGCGTGGCCGTGCGTTCGCGTGCGCCCATCCTGCTGACCGGCCCCACCGGCGCGGGCAAGTCACATCTGGCGCGGCGCATGTACGAGCTCAAGAAGGCCAGGCACCAGGTCCAGGGCGACTTCGTGGAGGTCAACTGCGCCACGCTGCGCGGCGATGGCGCGGCCTCGGTGCTGTTCGGCCACAAGAAGGGGGCCTTCACAGGTGCCGCCGCCGACCGCGCCGGCCTGCTGCGCAGCGCGCACCAGGGTGTGCTCTTCCTCGATGAGATCGGGGAACTGGGCCCGGACGAGCAGGCCATGCTGCTCAAGGCCGTGGAGGAAAAGCGCTTCTATCCCATGGGCAGCGACCGGGAGGTCAGCAGCGACTTCCAGTTGATCGCAGGCACGCACCGCGACCTGCGCATCGACGTGGCCCGGGGGCGTTTCCGCGAAGACCTGTTCGCACGTATCAACCTGTGGTCCTACGCATTGCCGGGCCTGGCCGGCCGCCCCGAGGACATCGCGCCCAACATGGACCACCTGCTCGCGCGCTCGGCCGACGAGACCGGCCAGATGGTGCGCTTTAACGTGGAGGCCCGCGAGCGCTATCTGCGCTTTGCACGCTCGCCCGATGCGCTGTGGAGCGGCAACTTCCGCGATCTGTCGGCCAGCATGACACGCCTGGCGACGCTGGCCGATGCCGGCCGCATCTCCACGGCCCTGGTCGATGCCGAGATCCAGCGCCTGAAGTGGCTGTGGCAGCGCGGCGATGCGGAGCAGCCCGGCGGTGTGGCGCTGCCCCCCGGGCTCGACACGCTGTTGCCCGGTGAGACGTTGACGCAGATGGACCTGTTCGACCGCTTGCAGCTGGAGGCCGTGCTGCGCGTGTGCCGTGAATCGCCTTCACTGTCCGAGGCAGGCCGCCGCCTGTTCGACCGCTCGCGCACGCAGCGCAGCGTGGTCAACGATGCCGACCGCCTGCGCAAGTACCTGCTGAAGTTCGGCTTGAAATGGGAGGCTGTCACCCGCCACACCCTCTAG
- a CDS encoding RNA polymerase factor sigma-54, whose product MKPGLSLRVSQHLSLTPQLQQSIQLLQLSTLELAQEVEQMLGDNPFLELATEEGGNDAAAGSAEPGGAGAEGADSFADSRADAPAATAEWEPSAEASAGDAVEASGTAESLSWEGDGQGTSGSDDRDWGSDAPSSRTRGQGDDDETDATELARSGESLTDHLHRQALSLRLGEVDRAALRFLIENLNDDGYLEDPIEELAQGLAADDMEEREELVHRFTVALRLLQSLEPVGVGARDLAECLTLQLRDLLADARREGDGGSEDEDRQAVLRTALDICAQPMDLLARRDLRKLASLCGAREERLREALALIARLEPRPGRRFADVQRQIIVPDVIVRPVRSGAGRVEFSVQLNPDVMPRLRVHDIYASALRSHRGSEGHAALQQRLQEARWFIKNIQQRFDTILRVSQAIVERQKNFFVHGELAMRPLVLRDIADALGLHESTISRVTTAKYMATPQGTYELKYFFGSGLGTEAGGNASSTAVRALIKQFVSAEDPRKPLSDNQLADMLKEQGIECARRTVAKYRELLKIPPTTLRKAL is encoded by the coding sequence TTGAAGCCCGGGCTTTCGCTGCGTGTCTCCCAGCATCTTTCGCTCACGCCGCAGCTGCAGCAGTCCATACAGCTGCTGCAGCTGTCCACGCTGGAGCTGGCGCAGGAAGTCGAACAGATGCTGGGCGACAACCCTTTCCTGGAGCTGGCGACCGAGGAGGGCGGCAACGATGCCGCCGCAGGCTCCGCCGAACCCGGCGGTGCCGGTGCCGAAGGCGCGGACTCCTTTGCGGACAGCCGTGCGGATGCGCCGGCTGCCACGGCGGAGTGGGAGCCGTCTGCGGAGGCTTCGGCCGGCGATGCCGTGGAAGCCTCCGGCACGGCGGAGTCCCTGAGCTGGGAAGGGGACGGCCAGGGCACATCGGGCTCCGATGACCGCGACTGGGGCAGCGATGCGCCTTCCAGCCGCACGCGTGGCCAGGGCGATGATGACGAGACGGATGCCACGGAGCTGGCCCGCAGCGGCGAGAGCCTGACCGACCACCTGCACCGCCAGGCCTTGAGCCTGCGCCTGGGCGAGGTGGATCGCGCCGCGCTGCGGTTCCTGATCGAGAACCTCAACGACGACGGCTATCTCGAGGACCCGATCGAGGAACTGGCCCAGGGCCTGGCCGCTGATGACATGGAGGAGCGAGAGGAGCTGGTGCACCGCTTCACCGTGGCGCTGCGCCTGCTGCAAAGCCTGGAGCCCGTGGGAGTGGGCGCCCGCGACCTGGCCGAGTGCCTGACGCTGCAGCTGCGTGACCTGCTGGCGGATGCCCGGCGCGAGGGCGACGGCGGCAGCGAGGACGAGGACCGGCAGGCCGTGCTGCGCACCGCGCTGGACATCTGTGCCCAGCCCATGGACCTGCTGGCGCGGCGCGATCTGCGCAAGCTGGCCAGTCTTTGTGGCGCGCGTGAGGAGCGGCTGCGCGAGGCATTGGCGCTGATCGCCCGGCTGGAGCCGCGCCCCGGACGGCGCTTTGCCGACGTGCAACGCCAGATCATCGTGCCCGACGTCATCGTGCGCCCGGTGCGCAGCGGCGCGGGACGGGTGGAGTTCAGCGTGCAGCTCAACCCCGACGTCATGCCCAGGCTGCGCGTGCACGACATCTATGCCAGTGCATTGCGCAGCCACCGGGGCAGCGAAGGCCATGCGGCGCTGCAGCAGCGGCTGCAGGAGGCGCGCTGGTTCATCAAGAACATCCAGCAGCGCTTCGACACCATATTGCGTGTCTCCCAGGCCATCGTGGAGCGCCAGAAGAATTTCTTCGTGCATGGCGAGCTGGCCATGCGCCCGCTGGTGCTGCGCGACATCGCCGATGCGCTGGGCCTGCACGAGTCGACCATCAGCCGCGTGACCACGGCCAAGTACATGGCCACGCCCCAGGGCACCTACGAGCTGAAATACTTCTTCGGCTCGGGCCTGGGCACCGAGGCTGGCGGCAATGCATCGAGCACGGCCGTGCGTGCCCTCATCAAGCAGTTCGTCTCGGCGGAGGATCCCAGGAAACCGCTGTCGGACAACCAACTGGCCGACATGCTCAAGGAGCAGGGCATCGAATGCGCGCGGCGCACCGTGGCCAAGTACCGCGAGCTGCTCAAGATCCCCCCCACCACGCTGCGCAAGGCCCTGTAG
- the lptB gene encoding LPS export ABC transporter ATP-binding protein, producing the protein MSTQAQAVGAAQRMAQGSSLQARHLAKSYGSRKVVKDVSLTVEKGEVVGLLGPNGAGKTTSFYMIVGLVRSDGGDIFIDGQSVGNMPIHQRSRLGLSYLPQEASIFRKLSVEDNVRAVLELQKDEQGRPLARSVIEERLTELLQELRVDHLRASPALALSGGERRRVEIARALATQPRFILLDEPFAGIDPIAVIEIQRIIGFLKARGIGVLITDHNVRETLGICDHAFIISDGHVLAQGTPEEIVDNAEVRRVYLGEHFRM; encoded by the coding sequence ATGAGCACGCAGGCGCAAGCCGTCGGTGCGGCGCAACGCATGGCCCAGGGCAGCAGCCTGCAGGCCCGCCACCTGGCCAAGTCCTACGGCAGCCGCAAGGTGGTCAAGGACGTCTCTCTGACCGTGGAAAAAGGCGAGGTCGTGGGCCTGCTCGGCCCCAACGGCGCGGGCAAGACCACCTCGTTCTACATGATCGTGGGCTTGGTGCGCAGCGACGGCGGTGACATCTTCATCGACGGCCAGTCCGTGGGCAACATGCCCATCCACCAGCGCTCGCGTCTGGGCCTGTCCTATCTACCGCAGGAGGCGTCGATCTTTCGCAAGCTCAGCGTCGAGGACAATGTCCGCGCCGTGCTGGAGCTGCAAAAGGACGAGCAGGGCCGGCCGTTGGCGCGAAGCGTCATCGAGGAGCGCCTGACGGAGCTGCTGCAGGAGCTGCGCGTGGACCATCTGCGCGCCTCGCCGGCGCTGGCGCTGTCGGGCGGCGAGCGCCGCCGCGTCGAGATCGCGCGTGCCCTGGCCACGCAGCCGCGCTTCATCCTGCTGGACGAGCCCTTCGCCGGCATCGACCCCATTGCCGTGATCGAGATCCAGCGCATCATCGGCTTTCTCAAGGCGCGCGGCATCGGCGTGCTCATCACCGACCACAACGTGCGCGAGACGCTGGGCATCTGCGACCATGCCTTCATCATCAGCGATGGCCACGTGCTGGCCCAGGGCACGCCCGAGGAGATCGTGGACAACGCAGAAGTGCGCCGCGTCTACCTCGGTGAACACTTCCGGATGTAG